One region of Cheilinus undulatus linkage group 4, ASM1832078v1, whole genome shotgun sequence genomic DNA includes:
- the afmid gene encoding kynurenine formamidase produces MSHWTKMQKDELEKQYSPSQWSHRMSADDVIKAHVKALKEGTERARGLAQTLLNVPYGEGEGEKLDVYIPSTNSLDVPLVIYIHGGYWQFLSKEESGFMAVPLIDKGVVVVAVGYDIAPKGNMDLMVSQVRKSVVSVVQQYSHISGLYLCGHSAGAHLVAMVLSTDWSQYSITPQIKGAFLVSGIYDLLPILSTYVNEPLKMTEEVAVRNSPSKLVPQLKLSSSSCHIVVAVAENDSPEFRKQSEDYFKTVEAAGLTVTMEDVANTDHFSIIEQLVDGDYHLTKLLLKMMGKS; encoded by the exons ATGTCGCACTGGACTAAAATGCAGAAAGAT GAGCTCGAGAAGCAGTATTCACCCAGCCAGTGGTCGCACAGGATGTCTGCAGACGACGTGATCAAGGCTCACGTAAAGGCGTTAAAAGAAG GTACAGAGCGTGCCCGTGGTCTGGCTCAAACTTTGCTCAATGTGCCGTatggagagggagaaggagagaaacTGGATGTATACATACCCAGCACCAACTCTTTAG ATGTCCCGCTTGTTATCTACATACATGGGGGTTACTGGCAGTTTCTCAG CAAGGAGGAGTCGGGATTCATGGCTGTTCCACTCATTGACAAAGGAGTAGTGGTGGTTGCAGTCGGCTATGACATAGCCCCCAAAG gTAACATGGACCTCATGGTGTCTCAGGTTCGCAAGAGTGTGGTGTCTGTTGTACAGCAGTATTCTCACATCAG TGGTCTGTACCTGTGTGGTCACTCTGCTGGAGCTCACCTGGTGGCTATGGTCCTCTCCACTGACTGGTCCCAGTACAGCATCACTCCTCAGATTAAAG gtgcttttctagtcagtGGTATATACGACCTTCTGCCCATTCTGTCCACCTATGTCAATgagcctttgaagatgacaga GGAGGTAGCGGTGAGGAACAGTCCCAGCAAGCTGGTCCCTCAGCTCAaactctcctcctccagctgccACATTGTTGTAGCCGTCGCTGAGAACGACTCACCAGAGTTTCGGAAGCAGTCAGAAGATTACTTTAAA ACTGTGGAGGCAGCAGGGCTCACTGTGACCATGGAGGATGTGGCAAATACAGACCATTTCAGTATCATTGAGCAACTGGTTGATGGAGACTATCATCTAACAAAG CTTCTCTTGAAGATGATGGGGAAGAGCTGA